The following proteins come from a genomic window of Timaviella obliquedivisa GSE-PSE-MK23-08B:
- a CDS encoding nucleotidyltransferase family protein, whose product MKTLSPSLRQPKASIRPENELMFCCARVQVEPQTSQRIQALIQQNLDWQAVIQLAYRHGVMPLLYKNLHAISPQAMPGADFEQLRHLFKANTQRSLLLAGELVKILTLFNQHQIAAVPYKGPVLANAVYGGVAFRQYFDLDIVVQQQDVLPAKLLLIEQGYIPKDKMNELEEEAFLQSRDEHNYTLIHTDKRIAVELHWRITPRSTSVIEPKHFWERLEPDLFAGTQIANLSLEEWLPILCVHGSRHRWERLTWLCDIAEIMRLRPELDWDAVIARSQILVCQRMLFLGVLLAHRLLDAPLPIAILQRMQTHSEVVTLVNSTYQQLLSETKVSDQFLGKTIYQIRVSDRFQERAIYLQSFLQWLINPDKRVVHH is encoded by the coding sequence TCAAGTTGAGCCGCAAACCTCTCAACGAATTCAAGCCCTTATTCAACAAAATCTCGACTGGCAAGCAGTGATTCAACTGGCTTATCGACATGGTGTCATGCCACTGCTGTATAAAAATCTCCATGCCATCTCCCCTCAAGCAATGCCTGGGGCAGATTTTGAACAATTACGCCATTTATTTAAAGCCAACACGCAACGCAGTTTACTGTTGGCGGGAGAACTCGTCAAAATTTTAACTCTGTTCAATCAGCATCAGATTGCAGCTGTGCCATACAAAGGGCCCGTTTTAGCCAATGCGGTATACGGGGGTGTAGCGTTTCGGCAATATTTTGACTTAGATATTGTAGTGCAGCAGCAAGACGTATTACCCGCTAAGTTACTGCTTATTGAACAGGGATATATCCCCAAAGATAAGATGAATGAACTAGAAGAAGAAGCGTTTTTACAATCACGAGATGAACATAACTACACCTTAATTCATACCGATAAAAGAATAGCAGTAGAACTTCACTGGCGAATTACACCGCGATCGACTTCAGTCATTGAACCTAAGCACTTTTGGGAACGGCTAGAACCTGATCTGTTTGCAGGCACTCAAATTGCCAATTTATCTCTTGAAGAATGGCTGCCTATTCTTTGTGTTCACGGTTCTCGCCATCGCTGGGAACGCTTAACTTGGCTATGCGATATTGCTGAAATTATGCGACTTCGCCCCGAGCTAGATTGGGATGCAGTCATAGCCCGATCGCAAATTCTGGTGTGTCAACGGATGTTATTTTTGGGTGTGCTGCTGGCTCACCGTTTGCTTGATGCGCCTCTACCGATCGCCATTTTACAAAGAATGCAGACCCATTCAGAAGTAGTGACACTGGTGAATAGCACCTACCAGCAGCTTTTATCCGAAACCAAAGTATCAGATCAATTTTTAGGCAAAACGATTTACCAAATCCGGGTCAGCGATCGCTTTCAGGAAAGGGCGATCTACCTGCAATCTTTTTTACAATGGCTGATTAATCCTGATAAAAGAGTTGTGCATCATTAA
- the fusA gene encoding elongation factor G: MMKDLTRYRNIGIFAHVDAGKTTTTERILKLTGKIHKIGEVHEGAATTDFMAQEQERGITIQSAATTCFWNEHQLNIIDTPGHVDFTIEVYRSLKVLDGGVGVFCGSGGVEPQSETNWRYANDSKVARLIYINKLDRTGADFYRVVKQVDQILAAKPLVMVLPIGIEEKFSGMVDLLTRKAWIWDDSGDPLGYTITDVPADMAEIVETYREQLIEMAVEQDDAVMEQYLEGEEPSLEDIKRCIRKGTRDLKFFPTYCGSSFKNKGVQLVLDAVVDYLPNPMEVLPQPEVDLEGNETGAFAIVDPEKPLRALAFKIMDDRFGALTFTRLYSGTLSKGDTVLNTATGKTERISRLVEMHANSREEIESAQAGDIVAIVGMKNVRTGHTICDPKNPATLEPMVFPEPVISISVKPKVKGGEEKMGAALTKMVQEDPSFHMMTDEESGETILKGMGELHLDIKVDILKRTHGVEVEVGEPQVAYRESITKRLEDGYVHKKQSGGSGQYAKINYILEPGEPGTGFLFESKVTGGSVPREYWPAVQKGFESCIDKGVLAGFPCMDLKFTLTEGGFHPVDSSAIAFEIAAKAAYRQTMPKAGPQLLEPIMNVDVFTPDDYMGDVIGDLNRRRGMMKSQETGQTGARIKADVPLSEMFGYIGDLRTMTSGRGQFSMSFSHYSPCPSNIAEEVIKEAKERQAAAAS; this comes from the coding sequence ATTATGAAAGATCTTACTCGCTATCGAAATATCGGCATCTTCGCTCACGTTGATGCTGGCAAAACCACCACCACTGAAAGAATCTTGAAGCTAACCGGAAAAATCCACAAAATCGGTGAGGTTCACGAGGGCGCAGCAACAACAGACTTCATGGCGCAAGAGCAAGAGCGCGGCATCACCATTCAGTCGGCTGCCACCACCTGCTTTTGGAACGAGCATCAACTGAACATTATTGATACTCCCGGTCACGTCGATTTCACCATTGAAGTTTACCGCTCCCTGAAGGTACTGGATGGTGGGGTTGGGGTTTTCTGTGGCTCTGGCGGCGTTGAGCCTCAGTCTGAAACGAACTGGCGCTATGCCAACGATTCTAAAGTGGCGCGCTTGATTTACATCAATAAGCTCGATCGCACGGGTGCTGACTTTTACCGCGTCGTCAAGCAGGTTGATCAAATCCTAGCCGCGAAGCCGTTGGTCATGGTATTGCCGATCGGCATTGAAGAAAAGTTCAGTGGCATGGTCGATTTGCTGACTCGGAAAGCCTGGATTTGGGATGATTCGGGCGATCCGTTAGGATACACCATTACCGATGTTCCGGCTGACATGGCTGAAATAGTCGAAACTTACCGCGAACAACTGATCGAGATGGCGGTTGAGCAAGATGATGCTGTCATGGAACAGTATTTGGAAGGCGAAGAGCCTAGCCTGGAAGATATCAAGCGGTGTATTCGGAAGGGCACTCGCGACCTGAAGTTTTTCCCGACCTATTGCGGTTCGTCGTTCAAAAACAAGGGCGTGCAGTTGGTGCTGGATGCCGTTGTGGATTATTTGCCTAACCCTATGGAAGTTCTCCCTCAGCCTGAGGTGGATTTGGAAGGAAATGAAACTGGGGCGTTTGCCATTGTTGATCCTGAGAAGCCGCTGCGGGCATTGGCATTTAAGATTATGGACGATCGCTTTGGCGCATTGACCTTTACTCGCCTTTACTCTGGCACGCTTTCTAAAGGCGATACGGTGCTGAACACTGCTACAGGCAAAACCGAGCGAATCAGCCGTTTGGTAGAAATGCACGCCAACTCTCGCGAAGAAATTGAGTCGGCACAGGCGGGCGATATTGTGGCGATCGTGGGTATGAAAAACGTTCGCACCGGGCATACCATTTGTGATCCCAAAAATCCGGCAACGCTAGAACCCATGGTTTTCCCAGAACCCGTGATTTCAATTTCGGTGAAGCCGAAGGTGAAAGGCGGCGAAGAAAAGATGGGCGCAGCGCTGACCAAAATGGTGCAGGAAGATCCCTCGTTCCACATGATGACGGATGAGGAGAGCGGCGAAACCATTCTGAAAGGCATGGGCGAGTTGCACCTGGATATTAAGGTGGATATTCTCAAGCGCACCCACGGCGTTGAGGTGGAAGTGGGCGAACCGCAGGTTGCTTACCGCGAGTCGATTACGAAGCGCCTCGAAGATGGCTATGTCCACAAAAAGCAGTCGGGTGGTTCCGGTCAGTACGCTAAAATCAACTACATTTTGGAACCGGGTGAACCGGGGACAGGCTTCTTGTTTGAGTCGAAAGTGACGGGGGGCAGCGTTCCTAGAGAATACTGGCCGGCGGTGCAAAAAGGCTTCGAGAGTTGTATTGATAAGGGCGTGTTGGCAGGATTTCCTTGCATGGACTTGAAGTTCACGCTGACAGAAGGTGGCTTTCACCCGGTTGACTCATCGGCGATCGCTTTTGAAATTGCTGCTAAAGCTGCTTACCGTCAAACCATGCCTAAAGCTGGGCCGCAGCTTCTAGAACCGATTATGAACGTCGATGTTTTTACCCCTGATGACTACATGGGCGACGTAATTGGTGACCTTAACCGCCGCCGAGGCATGATGAAATCTCAAGAGACTGGACAAACGGGTGCGCGCATTAAAGCTGATGTGCCGCTCAGTGAAATGTTTGGCTACATTGGCGATTTGCGCACCATGACTTCTGGGCGTGGACAGTTCTCAATGTCGTTCTCGCACTATTCACCTTGTCCTAGCAACATTGCTGAAGAGGTGATTAAGGAAGCGAAAGAGCGTCAGGCAGCCGCCGCCTCCTAA
- a CDS encoding phenylalanine--tRNA ligase subunit alpha yields MLNVDRNQLTGKQRQVVQLLQQQLQIPSLQGFCQQHDLDFNFVKGFLLGGTLDRWVQVQALPNETWVLTPKGESGEVMGFPLAEKLLQGCNRLELLQTQLGYAFRLHYGALRKENAVDMGMHAGSKVVEILDRTVLENFQQRQAALQNLTHANSSDRHWLAEQGLITQSEELDYALAIAPTLQDLVIKPLVTNLTTDLLISGKWQDVELKPYNIHDDVPDIAYGRATLLTQCIQRIRNIFLGMGFDEMSGCIVESAFWNFDVLFTPQDHPAREIQDTFYLANPGTLPLPDRQLVEQVKQVHEQSYGDEWTEAEASKAILRAHTTPSTARRLYQAQGQNGKYFSIDKVFRNENVDRTHLAEFHQIEGVVIGELLSVRTLIGYLTYFYEQLGFQQLKFKPTYNPYTEPSLEVYAYHPPSQKYLEVGNSGLFRPEMLEPLGCGGKSTIAWGLGLERIAMILYDVDKLSNLVGPDISLHSP; encoded by the coding sequence ATGCTGAACGTAGATAGAAATCAACTGACTGGCAAGCAACGTCAAGTTGTGCAGCTTTTACAACAGCAGTTGCAAATTCCTAGCTTGCAAGGCTTTTGTCAGCAGCACGACTTGGACTTTAATTTTGTTAAAGGTTTTTTGTTAGGTGGAACGCTAGATCGGTGGGTGCAAGTTCAAGCTTTACCCAACGAAACTTGGGTGCTAACTCCTAAGGGAGAAAGCGGCGAGGTGATGGGGTTTCCTTTAGCCGAAAAACTCTTGCAAGGGTGCAATCGACTGGAGCTACTCCAAACCCAACTAGGATATGCTTTTAGACTTCATTACGGGGCGCTGCGGAAAGAAAATGCCGTAGATATGGGAATGCACGCTGGCAGCAAGGTCGTTGAGATTCTCGATCGCACGGTTTTAGAAAACTTTCAGCAGCGACAGGCAGCCTTGCAAAATTTAACCCATGCCAACTCTAGCGATCGCCACTGGTTAGCCGAACAAGGTTTGATCACGCAGTCAGAAGAACTGGATTACGCGCTGGCGATCGCCCCCACCCTACAAGATTTAGTCATTAAGCCCCTCGTCACGAACCTCACCACAGACCTGTTAATTTCAGGCAAATGGCAAGACGTAGAACTCAAGCCCTACAACATCCACGACGATGTTCCTGACATTGCCTATGGTCGAGCTACGCTGCTGACTCAGTGCATCCAGCGAATTCGCAATATTTTTCTCGGCATGGGTTTTGATGAAATGTCAGGATGCATTGTCGAGTCGGCGTTCTGGAATTTTGACGTACTGTTTACGCCCCAAGACCACCCCGCCCGCGAAATCCAGGACACCTTTTACTTAGCCAATCCTGGCACGTTGCCGCTGCCCGATCGCCAGCTTGTTGAGCAAGTAAAACAAGTGCATGAACAAAGCTATGGCGATGAATGGACAGAAGCAGAGGCTAGTAAAGCGATCTTGCGGGCACACACCACCCCATCAACCGCTCGGCGTTTGTATCAAGCCCAGGGGCAAAACGGAAAATACTTTTCCATTGATAAAGTATTCAGAAACGAAAACGTCGATCGCACCCATCTAGCCGAATTTCACCAAATTGAAGGCGTAGTCATTGGCGAACTTTTGAGCGTTCGCACCCTGATTGGCTACCTGACTTACTTTTATGAACAGCTTGGCTTCCAGCAGCTTAAGTTTAAGCCGACCTACAATCCCTACACCGAGCCTTCGCTAGAAGTGTATGCCTACCACCCTCCCAGCCAAAAATATTTAGAGGTCGGCAACTCAGGCTTATTCCGCCCCGAAATGCTGGAGCCGTTGGGCTGTGGCGGCAAATCCACGATCGCTTGGGGATTAGGGCTAGAGCGAATCGCGATGATTTTGTACGACGTAGACAAGTTATCAAACCTCGTTGGCCCCGATATTAGCTTGCATTCTCCCTAA
- the pheT gene encoding phenylalanine--tRNA ligase subunit beta: MPTVSFSLEYLQRLTLITPKQLEQQAFNYGLEATLHPHTLEVEVTADRPDLLAAEGFARAVNIYNGSVRAASQIPPGSLPAALEDSGRMVQVDSSVRSLRPFIGALIIEQVDLGQAGLDALIQFQEKITQTFGRHRKKIAVGVYDLSAITGTIEYTTAHKDTLSFVPIHSDSALTAREILAEHPTGKLYAHTLPEGDFVPVLRDSTGQVLSMPPIINANGVGNVTPDAHSLFIDVTGTSAKAVTEVVNILAHNFLDCGAQVKTVTIVSADGQSITPDLQPRAIAFSARFLNEMVGTNIAKKDLHTYLSRMGLETTGTNVILVPTYRTDIFSQIDIAGDLMVAVGLENLKADLGVIRFHTGTADPLKELSHTVGDWAQRMGLMEVKSFILTDPEMLTLFSPHAIQTENAKSRSYSAARTTLQAGLLEILSRNISAPKPINLYEIGEVLHGSDTGEVYETLYWSFASLDSRASFTTAKSYIQTLLKALETPYELVACQEPRYIPHRAATVQVKGRSIGHFGEINPNILEYFSFPEPVCSGELDCRWLSLI; the protein is encoded by the coding sequence ATGCCCACAGTTTCGTTCTCTTTAGAATATTTACAGCGGTTAACCTTGATAACGCCAAAACAGCTTGAGCAACAGGCGTTTAACTATGGCTTGGAGGCAACGCTGCACCCCCATACCCTAGAGGTAGAAGTCACTGCCGATCGCCCCGACCTGTTGGCAGCAGAAGGATTTGCTCGTGCTGTCAATATCTACAATGGCAGTGTGCGCGCTGCTTCGCAGATACCGCCAGGGTCGCTCCCCGCAGCTTTAGAAGATTCTGGACGGATGGTTCAGGTTGATTCGTCAGTGCGATCGCTGCGTCCGTTTATTGGTGCATTAATTATTGAGCAAGTGGACTTAGGACAGGCAGGGTTAGATGCATTAATCCAATTTCAGGAAAAAATAACGCAAACCTTTGGGCGACATCGCAAAAAGATTGCAGTTGGGGTGTATGACTTATCTGCCATCACTGGAACCATTGAATACACCACTGCCCACAAAGATACTTTGTCATTTGTGCCGATCCATAGTGACTCTGCCCTCACCGCCAGAGAGATTTTGGCTGAGCATCCTACCGGAAAACTCTATGCCCACACGTTGCCCGAAGGTGATTTTGTACCGGTTCTACGCGATTCTACAGGTCAGGTTTTATCGATGCCGCCTATCATTAACGCCAATGGTGTCGGTAACGTCACGCCTGATGCGCACAGTTTGTTCATTGACGTGACTGGAACCAGTGCAAAAGCTGTTACCGAAGTTGTTAATATTCTGGCGCACAATTTCTTAGACTGCGGGGCACAAGTTAAAACTGTAACGATCGTCTCGGCAGACGGGCAAAGCATTACACCCGATTTACAGCCAAGGGCGATCGCTTTTTCTGCCCGTTTTCTCAACGAAATGGTCGGCACTAACATTGCCAAAAAAGATCTGCATACTTATCTTTCTCGTATGGGTTTAGAAACCACCGGAACCAACGTGATTCTGGTGCCTACCTATCGCACTGACATTTTTAGTCAGATCGATATTGCTGGAGATTTAATGGTCGCAGTAGGGTTAGAAAATCTTAAAGCCGACTTAGGCGTAATCCGGTTTCATACAGGCACCGCCGATCCGCTCAAAGAACTGAGTCATACCGTCGGAGATTGGGCGCAGCGCATGGGCTTAATGGAGGTCAAAAGCTTTATCTTGACCGACCCAGAAATGCTAACGTTATTTTCACCCCATGCCATCCAAACTGAAAACGCTAAGAGCCGCAGTTATAGCGCTGCCCGCACTACTTTACAAGCAGGGTTATTAGAGATCCTCTCGCGCAATATTAGCGCGCCCAAGCCTATTAATCTCTACGAAATTGGGGAAGTGCTGCACGGGTCAGACACCGGAGAAGTATACGAAACGCTGTACTGGAGTTTTGCTAGTCTCGATTCTAGGGCTTCTTTTACCACTGCAAAATCCTATATTCAAACCCTGCTAAAGGCGTTAGAAACCCCTTACGAGTTAGTGGCTTGCCAAGAGCCGCGCTACATTCCCCATCGAGCCGCAACAGTGCAGGTCAAGGGGCGCAGCATCGGGCATTTTGGTGAGATTAACCCCAATATTCTGGAGTATTTTTCCTTCCCCGAACCCGTTTGTTCGGGCGAGTTAGATTGTCGGTGGCTAAGCTTGATCTAG
- a CDS encoding Glu/Leu/Phe/Val dehydrogenase, which yields MLSLLSDANQRLEKALRYVSIPEDAIERLKFPKASLTVSIPVRMDDGSLKVFQGYRVRYDDSRGPTKGGIRFHPSVNLDEVQSLAFWMTFKCAALNIPFGGAKGGITLNPKELSRFELESLSRGYINALADFIGPDIDIPAPDVYTNAMIMGWMMDQYSIIQRQIIPGVVTGKPISMGGSLGRETATAMGAFFTIQTLLPKFGQAPQGTTVAIQGFGNAGAVLAELLFKAGYKVVAVSDSQGGIYAPQGLDIPSVRQSKDATRSIKAIYCKGSVCNSVEHSVITNAELLELKVDVLIPAALENQITPANAHSIKAAYIFEVANGPVTSEADSILAEKGIQVIPDILVNAGGVTVSYFEWVQNKSGFYWSLEEVNQRLQDKMTEETEWIWETAQDLAIDLRTAAYVHALSRLADSIRARGTREDYIK from the coding sequence ATGCTTTCTCTCCTTTCTGATGCGAACCAAAGACTCGAAAAAGCGCTTCGCTATGTCTCCATCCCAGAAGATGCGATCGAGCGCCTTAAGTTTCCCAAAGCTAGCCTCACCGTCTCGATTCCCGTACGAATGGACGATGGATCGTTAAAAGTATTTCAAGGCTACCGCGTTCGCTATGACGACAGCCGAGGGCCTACCAAAGGCGGCATTCGCTTCCATCCCAGCGTCAATTTAGATGAAGTACAGTCTCTCGCATTTTGGATGACCTTTAAGTGTGCAGCGCTCAATATTCCGTTTGGAGGCGCTAAGGGCGGCATTACCTTAAACCCTAAAGAGCTATCTCGGTTTGAACTAGAAAGTTTGAGCCGGGGATATATCAATGCGCTCGCCGACTTTATCGGTCCCGACATCGACATTCCTGCCCCCGACGTATACACCAACGCCATGATTATGGGCTGGATGATGGATCAGTACAGTATTATTCAACGCCAAATTATTCCGGGTGTGGTGACAGGCAAGCCTATCTCCATGGGAGGGAGTTTGGGCAGAGAAACCGCAACCGCCATGGGGGCTTTTTTTACGATTCAAACGCTTTTGCCAAAATTTGGACAGGCTCCCCAAGGAACGACTGTTGCGATTCAGGGCTTTGGCAACGCAGGGGCTGTATTAGCTGAACTGCTATTTAAGGCAGGCTACAAAGTTGTTGCGGTCAGCGACTCCCAAGGCGGTATCTATGCCCCCCAAGGACTGGATATTCCTAGCGTTCGGCAATCTAAAGATGCGACGCGCAGCATCAAAGCCATTTACTGCAAAGGGAGTGTTTGTAACTCGGTAGAACATTCTGTGATTACGAATGCAGAGTTGTTAGAACTAAAAGTTGATGTGCTGATTCCGGCTGCCCTAGAAAATCAAATTACGCCTGCCAACGCCCATTCAATTAAAGCGGCGTATATCTTTGAAGTTGCGAATGGTCCTGTCACTTCTGAAGCGGATTCAATTTTGGCAGAAAAAGGCATCCAGGTAATTCCCGATATTCTGGTGAATGCTGGAGGTGTGACAGTGAGTTACTTTGAATGGGTGCAAAATAAAAGCGGCTTCTATTGGAGTTTGGAAGAAGTTAACCAACGGCTGCAAGATAAAATGACGGAGGAAACTGAGTGGATTTGGGAAACTGCGCAAGATTTGGCGATCGATTTGCGTACCGCTGCCTACGTCCATGCCTTAAGTCGCTTGGCTGATTCAATCCGGGCTAGAGGAACGCGCGAGGACTATATCAAATAA